From a single Apium graveolens cultivar Ventura chromosome 2, ASM990537v1, whole genome shotgun sequence genomic region:
- the LOC141705673 gene encoding putative serine/threonine-protein kinase At1g54610: protein MLRIFMICGSPSEDYWRKLKRYPAGIIDPQKHFTRRVAEIFKAFPAPALALLETLLSIDPSGRKSAVDALNCEFFRSEPLPSKPEELPECPDETRMFIIEAAGGNKGNIYDIKGEGTSRSRAIPALRLNAELYHSMLKGLR, encoded by the exons ATGCTTAGAATATTCATGATTTGTGGCTCACCTTCAGAGGACTACTGGAGAAAATTGAAACGGTATCCGGCAGGCATCATTGATCCTCAAAAACATTTTACCAGACGTGTTGCAGAAATTTTCAAAGCCTTTCCTGCACCAGCACTAGCACTACTTGAGACCCTTCTATCCATAGACCCTTCAGGTCGAAAGTCTGCTGTTGATGCTTTGAATTGTGAG TTCTTTCGGTCAGAACCTCTTCCAAGTAAACCTGAAGAGTTACCAGAGTGTCCAGATGAAACAAGAATGTTCATAAT AGAAGCCGCTGGAGGGAACAAGGGTAACATATATGATATCAAAGGAGAAGGGACATCTAGATCTAGAGCCATTCCAGCTCTTCGTCTTAACGCAGAATTATACCACTCAATGCTG AAAGGGTTGAGGTGA
- the LOC141684547 gene encoding putative serine/threonine-protein kinase At1g09600 has product MGNYCLLLIGHNDTQEDAMKSLPLHSEGNWSHGISRHNSLSTYTSFPKYSPSWNKENRRKKALYAFRRCYPGIGRIPKGGEAELIAAGWPSWMVEDPSEALREWIPRKLKSFELLRQIGEGSHVYQALDLEKQKIVALKKIRVNIWEPETIRLMSREIRILRSLHHPNIIKLEGVVASEFSYSVYLVLEYMEHDLAGLASTGLKFTEAQVKSYMKQIFCGLDYCHRQGILHHDIKGSNLLLDGNGHLKIADFRWGNFYNP; this is encoded by the exons ATGGGAAATTATTGTCTATTGTTGATTGGACACAATGACACTCAAGAAGATGCAATGAAAAGTTTACCATTGCATAGTGAAGGTAATTGGAGTCATGGAATATCTAGGCACAATTCTCTTTCCACGTATACTTCCTTTCCAAAGTATTCGCCTTCTTGGAATAAAGAGAATCGAAGGAAAAAGGCTCTGTATGCTTTCCGCCGGTGCTATCCTGGCATTGGAAGAATTCCTAAAGGTGGTGAGGCTGAGCTGATTGCAGCAGGGTGGCCTTCATGGATGGTTGAAGATCCCAGTGAAGCTTTAAGGGAATGGATTCCACGAAAATTAAAGTCTTTTGAGCTATTACGACAA ATTGGTGAAGGCAGCCATGTTTATCAGGCACTTGATCTCGAGAAGCAGAAAATCGTTGCTTTAAAGAAGATCAGAGTCAACATTTgggaacctgaaaccattcgcTTAATGTCCAGAGAGATTAGAATTCTACGCAGTCTACACCATCCTAACATAATAAAATTGGAAGGTGTAGTTGCATCAGAGTTTTCATACAGTGTGTACCTTGTGCTGGAGTACATGGAACATGATCTTGCAGGGCTTGCTTCCACTGGCCTTAAGTTTACCGAAGCTCAG GTCAAATCTTATATGAAGCAAATTTTTTGCGGACTTGACTACTGCCACCGTCAGGGGATTCTTCATCATGATATCAAAG GCTCCAACCTTCTGCTTGACGGCAATGGGCACTTAAAAATTGCAGACTTCAGGTGGGGAAACTTTTACAATCCGTAA